The Rhizobium rosettiformans genomic sequence ATCGACATCCGCAATCTCGGCCTGATCGGTGCGATCGAGCTGAAGCCGATCGATGGCGAGCCGACAAAGCGCGCCTTCAACGCCTTCCTCAACGCCTATAACGACGGCCTGCTGATCCGCACCACCGGCGATATCATCGCGCTGTCGCCGCCGCTGATCATTACCCACGAGCAGATCGACGAACTGTTCGACAAGCTGCGCAAAGTGCTGATGAACAACATCTGAGGCCTGCACTCGGAACCAGACGCAAGGAAGCGGCCCGCGTGGCCGCTTTTTTGTAGCTTGCGCGAAGCTGACCATCGGATTCGCGCGCGCTTGTCGCCTGTCGTACCATCCCGTATCTTCTCGAGAATCGCACGTTCGATCCTGGCGCAGATGATCGCGAAAGGCTCGGGCGACGAGTTCAGCACATCCGCAATCGTCATCACCGACATCACGTCGCGAAGGCCGCAAGCGGATCTGGTCCCTGGAGGAAATCCGTGGTCGACCTCTTCAAACGCATGTTCGGTAAAGACGTTTCCCTCGCAAACTCACCCGCAAGGGCTGCCCCGGAACCCGAGGCGATCGCTGCAGCGCGGGCCGACGAAGCCCGCCTTGCCGCTCGCCGGGCACAGATCAGCAATGATCTCTTCGAACTTCAGCAGATCGCCATGGCCGAACTTGCCTTGCGCAAGGAACAGGACGCAGCCGCCGCCAAGGCCGGCTTCGAAGCCGAAGACGGCGTTGGTGGCCGTATTCTGACCGTCTGAAGACGGGCCCTTGCCGTCAGGCCAATTTCTGCCCTGACAAAGCTGTGACGTGATCGCACACCACGGCATCGGCTCTTTTGCTGCTCGTCGTTTTTGTCTAAAGCGATCATGGGGAGCAACAAAAGAACCCAAACGGCACGAAAATCGACAGAGATCGGTCGCGCCGACCCAAGGAGCAGGACATGAAATTTCAACTCTTCGCAAGCGCAGCCTTGGCCGTGCTGATCGCCAGCGCCCCCGCTGCCCGTGCCGAAATCGTGATCGGCCTGATGGCGCCGCTGACCGGCCCGCTGGCCGCCGTCGGCGCGCAGATCAAGAACGGCGCCGAAACCGCCGTTGAGGAAATCAACAAGAAGGGCGGCATCAACGGCGAACAGGTAAGCCTGAAGATCGCTGACGATGCCGGCGAACCGAAGCAGGGCGTCTCCGCCGCAAACCAGCTCGTCGGTGAAGGCGTGCGTTTCGTCGTCGGTCCGGTGACGTCCGGTGTTGCCGTCCCCGCCTCCAGCGTTCTTGCCGAAAACGGCGTGCTCATGGTCACGCCGACCGCGACCGCCCCTGACCTTACTGCTCGTGGCCTGACCACGGTGCTGCGCACCTGCGGCCGCGACGACCAGCAGGCCGATGTTGCCGCCAAGTTCGTGCTGGCGAGCTTCAAGGACAAGAAGATCGCCATCCTCGACGACAAGGGCCAGTACGGCAAGGGTCTCGCCGATGCCTTCCAGGCAGCCCTCAACGCCGGTGGCGTGACCGAAGTCTTCAAGGATTCGCTGACAGCAGGCGAAAAGGATTTCGGCGCGCTCATCACCCGCCTGAAGGCCGAAGGCGTCGAGGTCATCTACTTCGGCGGCTACCACCCGGAGGCCGGCCTGATGGTCCGCCAGATGAAGGATGCTGGTCTTTCTGCCCAGCTGATCGCCGGTGACGGCCTGTCGAACAACGAATTCGTCACCATCGGCGGCGACGCTGCCGAAGGCACGATCTTCACCAATGCCGCCGACGCGCTGAAGTCGGACGACAGCAAGGCCGCGGTTGACGCGCTTGCCGCCAAGAACATCCCGGCAGAAGCCTTTACGCTGAACACCTATGCCGCCGTCGAAGTCATCGCCGCCGGCATCGCCAAGGCCGGCAGCACCGACGACGCGGAAGCCGTGGCCGCAGCCCTCAAGGACGGCTCGGAAATCCCGACCGCCATCGGCAAGCTAACCTATGGCGAAACCGGCGACCTGACCTCGCAGAGCTTCGCCGTCTACAAGTGGGAAGCCGGCAAGACGGTTGCTGCCGAATAAGCGGACGTGTTCCGAGACACTGAAAAGGCGGCCCGCGAGGGTCGCCTTTTTTGTTGGATCAAAATTGGCGGCAGCCAACTTCCGCCTGCAGTCACTCGGCGGATGTCTGAGGCTGTGGATCGGCGATTTC encodes the following:
- a CDS encoding ABC transporter substrate-binding protein produces the protein MKFQLFASAALAVLIASAPAARAEIVIGLMAPLTGPLAAVGAQIKNGAETAVEEINKKGGINGEQVSLKIADDAGEPKQGVSAANQLVGEGVRFVVGPVTSGVAVPASSVLAENGVLMVTPTATAPDLTARGLTTVLRTCGRDDQQADVAAKFVLASFKDKKIAILDDKGQYGKGLADAFQAALNAGGVTEVFKDSLTAGEKDFGALITRLKAEGVEVIYFGGYHPEAGLMVRQMKDAGLSAQLIAGDGLSNNEFVTIGGDAAEGTIFTNAADALKSDDSKAAVDALAAKNIPAEAFTLNTYAAVEVIAAGIAKAGSTDDAEAVAAALKDGSEIPTAIGKLTYGETGDLTSQSFAVYKWEAGKTVAAE